A region of Candidatus Tanganyikabacteria bacterium DNA encodes the following proteins:
- a CDS encoding helix-turn-helix domain-containing protein, protein MSRRARASSYERLRVSATTLSIWRCTGRQKLPYVKRGRSVLYRESDVAAFISAMPTMTAAAN, encoded by the coding sequence CTGTCACGACGGGCCAGGGCGAGTTCTTACGAGCGGCTGCGCGTGAGCGCGACCACGCTTTCGATTTGGCGCTGCACCGGCCGCCAGAAACTGCCCTACGTCAAGCGCGGCAGGAGCGTTTTGTACCGGGAAAGCGACGTGGCCGCGTTCATCAGCGCGATGCCCACAATGACGGCGGCAGCGAACTGA